The sequence ACCTGCTTTGCATGCTCAGTCACCCACTCGATATCAACATCGTCCAGCGTGCCGCTACTGCTCTCAGTTCCTCTCTGTGGAGTCTTGGTAGACAGCACCACATAGTCTCTCTGGAGTGATGACTGACCAATTAATAAGCCAGTAGTAAAAGCTGCACTGCCAGACTCTAAACTGGAGAAATATTTCTCCACAACAGCCTCAACCACATAACCTCTACCCATTTTCGATCAGTTTTGCTGTACAGCTGTGAAGTGACACGTATTTATTCCAAACACCAGCTGGATTTCAGCATCTCTAGAAGCAGCACACCGGAAGCATATAAATTATTGGCCAATGGCAGAAGCGTAAGAACAACACGTGATACAAGTGGCCTCCGTAATCTCGCTGTATTCTTTATCGCGAGACTCAGGCCCTTCCTTTTCCCTTTTCACTTGGAGTCCAAGATGGTAGGCATTGCGATGCTTCTATTCGTGATTATATGATTGTAAAATCCATTGCCATCTGATGTATTTTGCGTGTTTTTGCTGGTTGGCGAAGATGTTGTGAACGTTTTGATGTATTTGGGTTCAATTTAAAGACGTATTATGGTGATGCTGTGCATTTTGACAGAATATTACGCGGCAGTCTAGGCTACTCCATCCATCGAGTCCACCGGCTTACCAACTTAGATTCAGACAAAAACCTGGGACATTCTGCCTGTCCCCTACATTCGGAATGCGAGGCTATTGCTGTGTCTGTGACATTAAATTGATAGGACACTCGTTGCTGTCCCGTATAcataaatacactatattgcaaaTTGCATGCTAAATATGCTACCTAACGCTAGGCTAAAGTAAACTCGTGTTGTGTGCTGCCAGCACAGAATGTGGAGCTGCCTCAGGAGGGCTATGTGGATGTGTAATAGATCTTAATAGCGTATACAATTTGGGTTGTGTGACCAGTTTTAATCTTAATATCGCTACGAAACAATGGGTTAAATGGTCTGTTTCCTGATCTAGCGTTAGCTAACGTGGCGATGTGAACTAACGTTACTTCGGTTACTAGCCATTACTTTTGCCTAACGTGAGGTTAGCCCACGGCCTATATTCGTGGTCTTAAAGTTTTACGTAGGTCTATGTATGAAGTGTTTTCAGCAAATATCTAATGTTACTGTGACACGAAAATTCGCAAGTTTTTGTTAAACTCTAAACTCTGCCTTTCCTACCCAGGGAGTTGACATCAGGCACAACAAGGACCGCAAGGTTCACAGGAAGGAGCCTAGAAGCCAGGATATCTACCTGAGACTCCTGGTCAAGGTGGGTGAATTATGTTGGATCTATGTTGATTGCGAGTTTTTATCCGACCCGGCATGAATGATTTTGGAAAGTCGCTTGGTGTGGTCATATATGGGGCCATGTCATCTGTTATGTTGAAGAAACTATTGTTAATGTTTATTGCAGTAATACATTTGGGTTACAATGGTGATCAACTGTGTCTAGCTGACTCCAACATATGTGGAGGCATTTGTCTTTGCCAtgactgcgtgtgtgagtgagtgaactgTTGTGTATCTGGTTGtggttgtaagtgtgtgtgtgtatgaagcaaGCAACACTATTGCCTGAACCCTCAGTATGACTGGGTCATATTGAGATCCtaactgtgtgtttgtaatgtagtTGTACAGATTCCTGGCCCGCCGCACTGATGCTCCCTTCAACAAGGTTATCCTTAGGAGACTCTTCATGAGCAAGACCAACaggcctcccctctctctggctcGTTTGGTGAGTACTGTTTGTTGTCGGACCCATCACTGCCTTGGCTCAATTTATATCGCCTTTACTTTGAAAATTCATTTGGCTGGTAATTTTAAAGCCCCTTTGATTTGATTGTTCCTATTTTAAGATGTGTGTTGGATTTGctccatatgttttttttttaatgtgctaACAAGAATTGGGTTTTGTTTGCTCAGATCCGTCAAATGAAGCCGGCAGGCCGTGAAAACCTGACTGCCGTTTGCGTGGGAACGATCACTGATGACATCAGGATCCATGATATCCCCAAACTGAAGGTATGAAGGCTGGAGTGGAACTGGAGTTTGACGTGTTGTGTAGAAACATCTGTAACTGTTCAGAGATCTGTCCTTTGAGTGCCAGTGGTTTAGgacttgttttgtgtttttaaccACTTTCTGGCTTATGGCCTCTGTGCACTAGTGTAGTGACAAACTTCCATTTTGTCTTGAGGTGAAACTGGTTAGCTAACTTGAAGACCGCTTCAGTTGTACCAAAATGTGAGATGCCGTGTATGCAAGTATATTAAGCCTCTTGTAACCATGGGCGGCTGTAAGGAGTGCTGCCGTGTGCCACTGTTTCAAGGCGATTTCAGCCTCTAATCTAAAGTCACCATATTCCGCACAGTGCCCATGGAACTCCATTCCGTACAATTGACACTttagcaataagccactcgggTCCGTAGTATACGCTGATTTTAGAGCAACTAAGGGGGGTTTATATGCAGTAAactacggactcgagtggcttcaTTCGTACGGAACATGGTGACCTTGCGTTACATTTTTCTTGAAAATGCCAACCAACATGCACAGTGGCTCACACAGAGAGCAAGCTTTTCAGTGGCTGAGCACAGGTTTTGGTACAACTGATGCTACCCATACATCAGAGGACTTTGACCAGATTTGGGATAGATTTTTAAAGCTTGGAGTCTTTCTATCGAACGCCCcaattcaagctttactcaagaCTCTAATTCCTTGTTCAGAATCTGTTGTATGCACAGGTCCGTAATCATTCTGATGCATGTCTGCGGCTAGGCTTTCGCTTGTACGGGACATAAGTTTATCCTATTTTTGTCCTCTAGTTTTTGGAAGATGAATTGAAACCCTGTATCAGACGAGGAATTTGCCGTGCTAGTGTTTTAGGTCATTGCtgtctgtgtgaatgactgTGATTACTTAGTTCATCACATTTAAAAACCGTGCTGACCGTGGTCCACTGTGGGGTTTTTTGTGTCTgacctcaccctctctctcctggcagGTCTGTGCTCTGAAGGTGACTGTTTAGTAGATATGCCTAGTGCACACTTGTGTCTgacctcaccctctctctcctggcagGTCTGTGCTCTGAAGGTGACTGACGGCGCTCGCCGCAGGATCCTGAAGGCCGGTGGCAAGATCATGACCTTTGACCAGCTGGCTCTGACCGCCCCCAAGGGCCAGGGCACCGTGCTGCTCTCAGGTGAGTACCTGTGCAAAGGACGCAGGTGCCGTCCCGTTAAAATGGATAGAATTTGCTCAGTTAAATCCATTCGCCCACTTTGAAATGGTGTATTCCAACTCTGAAAACAATCGGAGGTGCATACATTTGAAAATGTTGGGTTTGcgttgtatgtttttttttatttatttagttagttTTTGTTAGGGACCatgtacaatttcaaacataaatgttgccatttcatgtattgtaccagagttagcctggggctaatttacatctgcagtctctgagtgtgtgtactggggAAGCCGATAGTTTGAGTAACACATGGTTGCCTTGGCTCCACattccaacaacaacaaaccctCTATGGTGTTTCTATTATCCTGGCTTGATGTAGCGGTACATGACCTGATCTTGGGTTAATCAGTTCTTCTAAACGGTGAACTGTAAAGCAGTTATGTTGCGTGCTTTGCAAAATGATATGCCACCAGTTATAAACTCCTGACTTAAGCTGTGGTTAAAGAACTGGACTGATGTTGCTTTGAATGAAGGTTAGATGGACAGCTGTCTACTAAGGCTGTTGACTGGTCAAGGGTTTGCTGGAGTGGTGTAGTTGGTAGTCACTCCCCCAAGATAAAGATGATGCTCTCTAGCCATCCATCCACACAGCTTACTGTTGAGTTACGATCATTTGAGGGCTTTGGAGAGATTGACAGATGTCTgcatgatggggggggggggggggggggatgtatgGAGGCTAGTGTGATGTGTTTCAATGACCTTAAAGAATCTGCTGAAATTGTTTAACATTTATAAACGAGTGGCTGAGGTTATATTGAGGACACTGTAGTTGGTTCAGTATAATGGCTGGAGCTTCTGTCTGGTTTCTTAGTGGTGTTAACATTAAGATTTGAAGTGAAATGATATGTGGTCATTAAAAGGCTTTTCTTGACTGTCCATTCTTATTGGTGTACTTCTAATTATCGTATTGTTATTGGTGTGCTATATTCAGAACTACTGGTGTTTGCCACTGTGCCTGAATTCAGAGGTTATCTAGGCTTTTAAAGATTTGCAATTGGATAATTGTATATAGACTTCTGAACTTTGATTTTATGCCCTACTGCCTTTATTTAAGGAAATTGAACCAGCTATCACAATCTAGGATATCCTCGTCTTGTAATGACCAAACGATCTAACTGACTGATCTGAAGAAATCATAACTTCAGTATTTTTATGCATCTGTGTAGTTGTAGTCGCCGTAGTCATCAACTTTACTGGCAGACACAGCGTCCAGTGTTTTAACAGCTGCAATTGTCTCCTCGCAGGTCCCCGCAAGGGAAGAGAGGTGTACAGGCACTTCGGAAGAGCCCCGGGAACCCCTCACA comes from Sardina pilchardus chromosome 6, fSarPil1.1, whole genome shotgun sequence and encodes:
- the rpl18 gene encoding 60S ribosomal protein L18, translated to MGVDIRHNKDRKVHRKEPRSQDIYLRLLVKLYRFLARRTDAPFNKVILRRLFMSKTNRPPLSLARLIRQMKPAGRENLTAVCVGTITDDIRIHDIPKLKVCALKVTDGARRRILKAGGKIMTFDQLALTAPKGQGTVLLSGPRKGREVYRHFGRAPGTPHSHTKPYIMSKGRKFERARGRRARCGYKN